The DNA segment ACCATCCTCTGAGTTTAAGAGGGTTGTGGTTCTTCTGATTGTCGGAATCATCTGAGCATATCTTGGACCAAGTATTAAAGAAACTCCAAATGGAAGCTCCATCAGCTACCATGTGATTATAACCGAAACTGATGAAAACACCATCTTTTACCTCGGTGACTTGCAGCGCAAGCAAGGGCTCCGTGAGGCCGTTGATGCTTTTAACGTCGACTGATGGGAAGAAATGACTCATGAAATCTGGAACAGAGCCATCAGGCTGAAGAATGTCACTCACCGACAATGATTTGGATTCGGCATGGATGAACTTAGCACCAGATGAGCCGTGCTCGTCACAGTCGATGTAAAACGACATAGTGTTGTCTTCAAGATTCTCCTCTTTGACAAGACGACCGGAGAAGGGGAAGTAGATGTCTAAAGCAGTTGAAAGAGATGTCTTTAACCGAGAGATGAGATGGGTTTCCGGGTCGGGTTTGTGAAAGAGAAGACCTCTTTGAGGATAATCAACGTAAAGAAGCTTAAGATCAAATGGAGTGAGATGGATCTTTGTTCGACTAgattggtttaggttttggggGTCGAACAATGCTTGAAGAAATTACAGTTACATCTGCCATTTCTACAATCAATGCTTGAACAATTATTTGAATCAGAATCTGATAACTTACAACATATATAAACCACAAATAATGTGGCAAAGAATACTAATCAACTCCAAGTGTTATCTTCTTTTtgcaatataaaattttaaatatttttattctgcACAATGACGATGATAACCActaataaatatcaaaatattatcaatatatatatatatatatattataccacCAATTAGGGTgagttttccttttctttttctgtttgcACACGTGCTTATTACATTAGAATAATATACTAGATGATAATCTGCACGCATCCACGGagtgagtttttataataatgtttgtttattaaatggttttaacattttgcgaCACTACAATATTTATCGATTATAAACGACGAATACAAAtattggtctcttaaatatatcatcgttgttgaagagttaacttATTAAatctcattattatttttaagacttcatatgcacaaaagaaaattaagttttgcggctgacacaaatcaccaaaaccaaataggcaacatcgatcGTATAATGACGAAAGTGGATTAGGTTTTCttctctcgatttgtttactattgattttatataagtgatttcgttttctacctttataaaattgtgctttcgttctcgtctttttttcattgatatgagttaagtttgttttttaacttcttctatgaATTCAGTTAATTAGAGAAGtgttcaatttaaaaaaatggacatctgtaaaaattagtttcactctagatacatatttaagaatcaaaattttaaaaataaaataaccaccaaactatattaacaggttagtgcttaaatctaatatatcaagttgtaatagaatataagtgcagactcgaaatataaatgtatgtctagtatatattcaccagctcggtctaaagttcatctaattctagaacaacaaaacaaattacttatttcactAGTTCAggtaatatctgaatccgaacgggtaatatccgaacccgaatggatatccgaagataactaAACATAAGTATATTTAACTCTATATTTCTAGCCTACTTctcttattttattcaaaatatttatattaatgatgcttattgctcaaaattagataatatacatataattatggacaaaatcatttgcaactcacttaaaatacatatcacgctcttgtttcttgcattaacaaaagttgcatctaaaatttcaaaacaacaactaaattaatgtccttctatttttaaatttaatctccaaacatattaataatttaatcttttaaaaattagaaagccagctaagttaaaatattttttaaatacaaaaaacttaaacaatgaataatttatttatttttcttcaaattttaaatatctgagcccgaacataaaatacatGAACCCGACTCAAagtgtagaaatacccgaacgggttctataccttTATATTGAAATACCCGATACGAACCCGAACATGTATCCAGACGCCTACCCctacgatatatgatcatttgtatcttgcttaaacaaaacaaagttagaccattgatcacaaaatttcaaTGTGGGACTTTAgccatttttattaatttatagccgtttttaaaaatttaaaatataatgtataagaaaaaatctaattttttttattatatgcttaatgtgattgtttaatttcttttaattgtataaaattaacaaaaaagataggttagaaaaattgttatcaaatatgtattattcataatcattaattgtcatatatatgttaccatattaggtaatttcgtaacttttatttaaagaaagaaaaatatattcttttgtacattactatttaatttgattgttagtttaataaaaagcatagtatatgtttatatgaaccaacttatttttctaacaattctaaaaatcattctcgtgatgacacgtggatacaaaaatatgttgtgtAATGctccatgattaatatataggtgACTTACATAAACGTCATTTATTGAATAACACACCATCGCATAAACAAACTCTAAAAGTAGCTCCActagtttatataaaattgctgacgaacaaaataaattaacaagTTGCTTACCCGTTCAATTATTGAAGGATATgaactaaataatattatttaactagAGGGTATCCGCgctaatattgttttattgtttttaaatatgattttatgatgaTGTGATTATGTGGTCGGTATTTATTTGCGAAAAGCattaatgttttattatgtCATGTAGTAGTAggtaataaattaatattttatgtgtttgtcttttaataatgtgttgttgtatgtataatattatttgttagtAGTGAAGCGAATTTCAGATGAAAAACATATTGAGTTTCAAAATCTTTGTATTTatgcatttgttgattctaagattaacggcctcaaaattatattttaattttttacatttttgaacATTACTCTTTTTGACTTTGTCGAAATTTCATGGATAACCAATGTTGACTAGAAAAGCCTACAACGTTGTGACAAACAACCACACAACTGGAAACTCATAAAGTCAATTTACAACAAATTTCGTATAATCTCACCGACGAAGAAGGCGAGGAAGAACGAGAGCAGGAAGTGAGTTTTTGTCCAGTGATGTTACAGAGATAGTAACGGCTCAAGGTCAAAAtaagaagaggaaaaaaaaattttaaaagttataatgttcaaaaatatgataaaaataaaatataattttgacgTTGAAACCATTTATCTTAAAATTGAAAATGCCtaaatgcaaagttattgaaattcaatatgctTTTACATTATATGCTCAATTCACTACTAACAAgtactatacacacaacaacacattactgaaagaaaaaaaaaacacaaaatatattaacctaCCACATGTACATAACGCACTAAAAACACTAAATAAtgctcttaacaaataaaaacgaccataaaattacattatccaaaagtCATACTcttaataacaataaaataaaataattgtggaTTATCTAATCCTTTTTTGCACTAACTATTATTATatgaagtttgataatctattttattgttcactaaaattcaagatgaataaataaataaataaaataatagaaatctactttaaatatttaatttattcacgaCTAATGATAACTtgtcataaatttttattagttttactattttttattattttatttacaaattatatatttattttattctagaGTGAATTTACtcaataaatttattgacataaaatagaaaacataggTATTGTGATACTGTAACCAATAATTGCTAGGTTTTGGacgaaaaaaatactaaaaataatattgatatatcatattatattattaaccaTTCATTCTTCGGTTTGCATTATATTTACATTtgacttatttaaaaaataatattatttaaatatgatttcaatCTAATAATATCAGCTTTACAAAACGACAAATTTAGTGAATTTCTAATTGTAACATTTATTGATAGTGTACTATACCATCTTTAATAAAAATCGCATTAACATGGcaaaaaacacacataaaaaaaaattattccgcAGGCACCCCctagtctatactattatttatgaagtgattttgtttatttgtcatgttctccatgattttaggtaattttgcttacttatcatgtttttattaggttttagctaaatcattgatttattatttgttattggCTGAgtcattaatcatgtttttattaagttttagctaaatcattgatttattatttgttattggCTGAgtcattaatatattaatttaaaatcatcCTTAATGATtcttgtatataattaaaaacaaatgttaataatattaaatttctatgctatattaaaaacgaattttaaacaatatctttactgaattttatatataattaaaaatgaattttattttaatagtataaagtttatatgttatatgttacattaaataattgattataaaataatataatagaattataaaaaataagattatttatatatatattgtgttgctatctgaaaacaatattttattataaaagtcaaaaaagttaagataaaaaaacaattgataattaaatattagtcaagcaaaaaaattatataaagatattttctaaactatttctaagatatgagtgttttaaaaaacaattaacacAATAGcaagtatatattttgataaaaaaatatttgacatatataaatactttgatgtttgatttaactattttaaaccataaataataactttttatgTTGGTTTTAGATTACTATaacataaactaataagtattcacatgcgggcaaaacacctagtatagTATATAGTGGGATTTCTGTTTCATGATGTGCAAGTTATAGAGTGTCATGTGTCCAACTATGATATATAATTGCTGCTAAAGCATTATTCATTTTTCACTTTTCAGATGTATCATTGAATTCAGAAAAAGATAGCCATAGGACTTTCTGGGATCCTTGCTACCTTAGTAAACAAAATTGATCAATATTCAGAACTGTCACTGTATGAGAAACTCGGGAACACATCCATAGCGGAAGGAATCTCTGGTGAAGCCCACGTTTGGACTGTTAATGGACACTCaaacaaaatttggttttatgTTTTCCCTGTCGCTCACATACCAAAAGccgcacccgaacccgaccTGAAAAACCTAAACCGAAATCCGAATCGAAGTATCTATTAATcatttattctattaaaaacaGTTAAGTTAAAGGGATATTTTTGAATACAAAAAACTTAGCAATGaagaatttgattttttttttctttttaaaatctaaatatctgaaTCCGATCTGAAATAACCAAACCTAACTAAAAATACCTGAACCCAATCTGAAGTTAGAAATATTCGAACGAGTTTTATACCCCTATACTAAAatatccgaaatacccgattcAAACctgaatgggtacccgaacgcccacccctactcACATCTCTCATTTCTCTCAAAATTGCATTTTCATGTAATTTGGATTCATCTAATGTGCTTTTGGTTTACGATCTTTTCAGCTGCGAATCGCCGTCTTCCTCACATTGCCTGCTCCCTAGGAACTGATCAGGAAGATGATCTTTCTTCAGGTGAATGCTTCTTCAGGAGATGAGACTCTCTACATCGTAGTATGAACTGTGATCTTAATTGTGATGATAATGTTTTATGTGTGGTATGTTAGTACAGAGAAGGAGAGCAGAGATCTTCTACCACACAAGGGTGAAGATGAAGGCCTGAGAGATAAAGAAGAGACAAACAAAACTTCCTTCACGACTTTTGCCTTGTGTGTTAGTATGTTCTTGCATCTGAgctaataatatgtttttgctCTGTAAACGAAACTTAATGTTGtattctttctctcaatagGTAAGCACTGCCGTGGTGAGCTATTTACTGTGAGGTCAAAAAGACTCTGATTAGTTACTTCAGATTAGATGTCCTGTATTACTTGATCTTATGTTTAGGCATGGCTCTCTGTTTCCTTTTGCAGAGACATGAGAGTTTTGTTTCCTAAACAAAATGCGACAGGGAAACTATTGGAGACTAACACAAGCCATTAACTAAACAAAGTATTGTTTCCCTTTAGACACGAATTcatacaagaagaagaacaagcgGAGGCCACACAAGAGACAACGCCGCGGGAATTGAAGATGGTTTTCATCATCAGAATAACCAACACCGTCAGTTTGAGATGGCAGTGGAAGAAGAGAAATGCGGTGGTAATCAACACCGTCAGCTTGAGGCTGGAGATATATGTTCTGGTGTCACCAACTTAGTTCTTTTTACTTGTTTCCTGTTTGTAAAGAATCaacttgtttgttttgtttgattggaacataTCACAAACTACTTTGATCTGTTATGTTTTGAATGAAAAGGTTTATGTCAAGGCGAAAGAACTTATTATGTCACGGACTTGATGATGCTTTGTGTCTATATAAAGTTTGTAAACACCAAAGTTTTATTCACAACACCAttcactcttcttctttctttttatgaaaATCTAAAAACACTTTGATCAAACACCATATATGGCGTCTTCTTCTCAAAACACTTCAGAGGAATCAATTGATGATACATTTggtcaatattttgatcaacactttgatcaaacctttgaaaattttaccattcattatggtgatcaagaagaagaaagaaaaaaaatgaaaaaaacgagcttatatcgaaagaaatcgtgaagaagACCATGTACgctttatggaatgattattgttaatatgttttatttaataaataaattttatctttaaaacaatgtttaatatttttttaagaacctttaattaagaaattttatttttcaaactattatcgtttattttactaatctttgtttatgtttttattttaaaatctatgtttaaaatgttattttaatagtgttttaaatttaagtttaaaaagaaaataaaaaaataagtttaataaaaaaatttataaattaaaaaaaataaatttaagtttaagtttaattttaatttttttttaagaacctttaATTAAGAGACTTGTATTGGAGCACCTAAACTTTTGGGTCTCTTAATTCACTTTTGcattttaaaagtattaaaaaaaaataaaagagttatTTAGGGTATgtgggataatgatgctctgaTGGATTGATATAAGAGCCACCCATGTCCGAGAAAAATAAGTAATACCCTAATCCCATTGAAACAGAGAAAGAGGAAAATGGTTTTCTTGCCAGATGATCTCTGTGCAACAATATTATCGAGACTACCGATAAAAGTCTTCACAAGTTTTAAACTGGTTTGCAAGCAATGGAACTCAGTCATTGAGTCTCAGATTTTCCGCGATCTTTTCATATCTCAACACCAAAACACTCAATCTTCTTCATGGTCGCTCATTAAAGGTGCATCTAATAGGACAGAGTTCTTGGCTCACTACAGATGCAAAACTTGGGGACTTGAACGGTCTCTAGAGTCTTACATCTCCTCTTTCATTAGCCACAAGTTCGAGAACCAGAGAGGAAAGTACCGACGAGGCAGCGTCGTGGCTTACAGCGATGCAGGGTTTGTTTTGATCGACGTATCGTCTTACAGATATTCTGGGTCGACTTTCGAGAAACGATCCTTGTGCGTGGCTAATCCAGTTTCACAGGAATGCATTGAAATCGATGTTCCTAAAGCGTTTGAAAATAGTGGAATTTTCTGGCCTTTTGGAATCGCCACGCGAACTGATAACGGCGTCGTTATAAGTTATAAAATTGTTGCATATTCATCTAAGAGCGATGTTGGGTACTTCGTATATTCATCTGAGACAGGTTTGTGGAGTTCTCTCCCTTATAATTTTGAGAGCTGTGAGTGTAACTATACAATTAGCTTGAACGGGAATCTTCACTGGCTATCCCACAGTAATGATGAACTTGTATCCATGGATTTCAACGCCACTACCATGGAATCTGGTCCGTTCCGTTACACAGCTTTCCCTGATTTAGAGAAACGTGTCAAATTCAAAAGAGCTTGCACAACTTATCAAGGAAGTCTCATGTATATGAACATAGTCTCCCAAGACAATGATGATGGAAGTGTAGACCATAAGTTATGTGTATGGCGGCTCGAGAGCTGGGAGTGGCAACTAATATCTGAAATCTCTACGGATTTGACTGAGACCTACTTCGATTATTTTCCGTTGAGAGTTGACTCTCTTGATGCTACAACTGCCTACTTTCTTAGCCAGAAGCACCAACGTCTTATAGCTTTTAACTTACGCAATGGTGCGTGTTTGCTCCGTGCGTGTTTGCTCCACAGCGGTGGGCCCATTCTGAGATTTCTTCACCACCCGAATGGATCTTATTTTTACTCATTCGTTCTCCCACAATGGCTGTATCGGTTACCCAGGCAGCACGGCGAGAAGAGTGTAGACATTATTTAAGAGCCTGAATAATTGTTTCCTAaggttttttaattattattactgTTAGTTCTTTATATAAGATGGTGCTTTTTTTAGTGTTTGGTTTGAATGCAAAAATATTGGAAGAAAATGGGtggagcatatatatatattgtaggtCTGATTTCTTGATTCGTGGAAGATAAAACATATGAACATTACACTTTTATCCTTAGTTCGTATAAAGATAACAGAATATAATTGAGACAGAGCACATGCAAGGTAAGATCAAAGTTGGCTTGCAGACGAGTGGAGGGAGCTATACAAAGATTTttaggaaaaacaaaaaaaaagagaccaaGTAAACATCTATTAGTCAACAAAGCATTTTCATTCCACTTCGATCAACTCATTAATCCAAATTTTCAATTCCAACAATTCACCTTGCAATAAACTGCTAGGGATCAACATGACGTTCCCTTTTGGGATTTGATAGCTCATATGAAGAATCCTTTTCACCTCTGGTGATTTGTAAATCACTTGAATAGTTCTGCATCTTGCTTCTGTCATGCAGTTGAAAATTAAGTAAATCCATGTCAAGAACTGATAGGAAGACGTGGAAGGACTAGAGCTAAGGGAAGACTCTAAATGGGCGAGAGGCTTTGCCGTTAGATCTCTGAAACAGGAAGAAGACGGGAGTATGTATAAAAGAGGAGCT comes from the Brassica napus cultivar Da-Ae chromosome A7, Da-Ae, whole genome shotgun sequence genome and includes:
- the LOC106352509 gene encoding F-box protein At3g28330-like, giving the protein MVFLPDDLCATILSRLPIKVFTSFKLVCKQWNSVIESQIFRDLFISQHQNTQSSSWSLIKGASNRTEFLAHYRCKTWGLERSLESYISSFISHKFENQRGKYRRGSVVAYSDAGFVLIDVSSYRYSGSTFEKRSLCVANPVSQECIEIDVPKAFENSGIFWPFGIATRTDNGVVISYKIVAYSSKSDVGYFVYSSETGLWSSLPYNFESCECNYTISLNGNLHWLSHSNDELVSMDFNATTMESGPFRYTAFPDLEKRVKFKRACTTYQGSLMYMNIVSQDNDDGSVDHKLCVWRLESWEWQLISEISTDLTETYFDYFPLRVDSLDATTAYFLSQKHQRLIAFNLRNGACLLRACLLHSGGPILRFLHHPNGSYFYSFVLPQWLYRLPRQHGEKSVDII